The Salinibacterium sp. M195 genome includes a window with the following:
- a CDS encoding zinc-binding dehydrogenase — protein MGSILIQLAKELTGVRVIATASRDETREWVTKMGADAVVSHRGDLAANVAEVASGGVDWVFTSQTGKNLPAIVELLKPFGEIVAIDDEAELDLLSLKAKALSWHWELMFTRSAQHTADMVLQHQLLNEVADLVDAGRIHTTLTRTFSPLNAQQLRAAHALVETGSAIGKTVVAAEETSAN, from the coding sequence GTGGGTTCCATTCTCATTCAACTCGCGAAAGAGCTCACCGGTGTGCGCGTGATTGCTACGGCATCACGTGACGAAACTCGCGAATGGGTCACCAAGATGGGGGCGGATGCTGTCGTCAGCCACCGCGGGGATCTCGCGGCCAACGTAGCCGAAGTCGCGTCAGGGGGTGTCGACTGGGTATTCACTTCGCAGACAGGAAAGAACTTGCCGGCCATCGTCGAGCTGCTCAAGCCGTTCGGTGAGATCGTGGCGATCGACGATGAGGCAGAGCTCGACCTGCTCTCCCTCAAGGCGAAAGCTCTGAGCTGGCACTGGGAGCTCATGTTCACCCGCTCAGCGCAGCACACCGCAGACATGGTGCTGCAACACCAGCTTCTCAACGAGGTAGCAGATCTAGTGGATGCCGGACGCATCCACACCACGCTCACGCGCACGTTTAGCCCGCTCAACGCACAACAGTTGCGCGCCGCGCACGCGCTCGTGGAAACCGGCAGCGCTATCGGTAAGACCGTCGTGGCCGCAGAAGAAACCTCGGCCAACTAG
- a CDS encoding helix-turn-helix domain-containing protein, with amino-acid sequence MDFEREHNESHVGNVFSATCPCRDLLDVVASKWSALAIGALLGGRMRFGELQRHLDGISPKVLTSTLRRLEDYGIVDREVFAEVPLRVEYSLTQLGQEAGVPLEALRVWAESQLEHAQRTEAARALV; translated from the coding sequence ATGGACTTCGAGCGCGAGCACAACGAGAGCCACGTTGGCAACGTATTTTCGGCGACATGCCCCTGCCGCGATCTCTTGGATGTTGTCGCAAGCAAATGGTCGGCGCTCGCGATCGGTGCTCTCTTAGGTGGCCGCATGCGTTTTGGAGAACTGCAGCGTCATCTTGACGGTATTTCGCCCAAAGTTTTGACCAGCACCCTCCGTCGCCTTGAAGACTACGGAATCGTCGACCGCGAGGTCTTCGCCGAAGTTCCCCTTCGGGTCGAGTACTCTTTGACCCAACTTGGCCAAGAAGCCGGAGTTCCTCTTGAAGCTTTGCGGGTGTGGGCAGAGTCACAACTCGAGCACGCGCAACGCACCGAGGCCGCACGCGCACTCGTCTAA
- a CDS encoding alcohol dehydrogenase catalytic domain-containing protein — protein sequence MNTSSSFPFSIGSAAPAVFTRASGPIDGDGSLVDEELIVEAPTGHDILVEVAAVSVNPVDVKVRAGGGFVDKIIGWDASGVVRAVGPEATLFQPGDEVWYAGSITRPGSYSRQHRNPSRSWCRWGSGFHSHSTRERAHRCARDCYGIT from the coding sequence GTGAACACGTCATCCTCTTTCCCCTTCAGTATTGGCTCTGCCGCTCCCGCGGTCTTTACTCGAGCGAGCGGGCCGATTGACGGTGACGGCAGCCTGGTTGACGAAGAACTGATCGTTGAGGCGCCAACCGGTCACGACATCCTCGTGGAAGTTGCCGCAGTTTCGGTCAACCCCGTCGATGTGAAGGTTCGCGCTGGTGGCGGTTTTGTCGACAAGATCATCGGATGGGACGCGTCCGGGGTCGTGAGAGCAGTCGGTCCAGAGGCAACGCTGTTCCAACCGGGCGATGAGGTTTGGTACGCAGGAAGCATCACCCGCCCCGGAAGCTACTCGCGCCAGCACCGGAACCCTTCTCGTTCTTGGTGCCGCTGGGGGAGTGGGTTCCATTCTCATTCAACTCGCGAAAGAGCTCACCGGTGTGCGCGTGATTGCTACGGCATCACGTGA
- a CDS encoding HEAT repeat domain-containing protein — protein MSEHDDPHAVNLELPIAARIAAASARHGEAVIVERAVSLIAGNNEGKEFLLIVGGEHAQGILDGAPVLYWPELWGTRALLHAWDDSAADAVRAALSNQAWRVREMATRVVATRRLDAREQLVALLTDETARVRASAARALGTVGSADDIDAMSALVKDEDIEVRRSAQQSVEALRKRLAQ, from the coding sequence GTGTCTGAACATGATGATCCCCACGCCGTAAATCTTGAACTCCCCATTGCAGCCCGCATCGCGGCCGCTAGCGCACGCCATGGCGAAGCCGTCATCGTTGAGCGCGCTGTCTCGCTCATTGCGGGCAATAACGAAGGCAAAGAGTTTTTGCTGATCGTTGGCGGTGAGCACGCCCAGGGCATCCTCGATGGTGCTCCAGTGCTTTACTGGCCCGAGCTGTGGGGAACGCGCGCACTACTGCACGCGTGGGATGACAGCGCTGCGGATGCTGTGCGCGCTGCTCTCAGTAACCAAGCGTGGCGAGTGCGCGAAATGGCGACGCGTGTGGTTGCTACTCGTCGACTCGATGCGCGCGAACAGCTTGTGGCGCTCCTCACCGATGAAACTGCCCGCGTTCGCGCATCAGCGGCTCGTGCTTTGGGAACTGTCGGCTCTGCAGACGACATCGACGCGATGTCGGCACTCGTCAAGGACGAAGATATTGAAGTTCGTCGCAGCGCTCAGCAGTCGGTAGAAGCTCTCCGTAAGCGACTCGCCCAGTAA
- a CDS encoding TauD/TfdA family dioxygenase yields MPEEVRAAVLNFADVGSETGIMVVRGLYVDEDLIDTPLNNKNGLGARTVFAKEMAILAHLLGSMVAYEAEGNGHLIQDMVPNPKLAVTQQSQGSKVELEAHTEQCFSDFKPDYVILGALRGDENAKTYAFSGRKLMQHMSEEDLALLRLPLWETTIDESFQPFVPKPDEVRGPFPILTGPADDPYILVDQNLMRGTTVESQGLLERVVETYIAHRDAHVLQRGDLLMLDNLRAMHGRGLYTPRFDGKDRFIARGFVVRDRRKLWPQLLDDRRTLAAVHS; encoded by the coding sequence TTGCCAGAAGAGGTCCGTGCTGCTGTTCTGAATTTTGCTGACGTTGGTTCTGAAACCGGCATCATGGTTGTGCGTGGTTTGTATGTCGACGAAGACCTTATCGATACCCCGCTGAACAACAAGAATGGCCTCGGTGCACGCACTGTTTTCGCTAAAGAGATGGCGATACTTGCCCACCTCCTCGGGAGCATGGTCGCTTACGAGGCTGAGGGCAACGGCCACCTTATTCAGGACATGGTCCCTAACCCGAAACTCGCCGTAACCCAGCAGTCGCAGGGCTCGAAGGTGGAGCTCGAAGCTCACACCGAGCAATGCTTCTCGGACTTCAAGCCTGACTACGTCATCCTCGGAGCGCTCCGAGGGGATGAAAATGCGAAGACCTATGCGTTCTCGGGTCGCAAGCTAATGCAGCATATGTCGGAGGAAGACCTTGCGCTGTTGCGTTTGCCGCTCTGGGAGACAACGATCGACGAGTCCTTCCAACCCTTTGTTCCGAAGCCGGATGAGGTGCGTGGACCGTTCCCGATCCTTACTGGTCCCGCAGATGACCCCTACATTTTGGTCGACCAGAACCTCATGCGGGGCACCACTGTCGAATCTCAGGGTCTGCTCGAGCGTGTCGTCGAGACCTATATCGCGCACCGTGATGCCCATGTGTTGCAGCGGGGAGATCTCTTGATGCTCGACAATCTGCGCGCCATGCACGGTCGTGGGCTTTACACCCCTCGCTTCGACGGCAAGGATCGCTTCATTGCGCGCGGTTTCGTTGTGCGTGACCGTCGAAAGTTGTGGCCTCAGTTGCTTGACGACCGCCGCACTCTCGCTGCGGTTCACAGCTAA
- a CDS encoding DedA family protein: MVGTALIPWLDPENLIEGFGAFALLGVLFIVFAETGLLVGFFLPGDTLLIITGILTFTPGGIELDIWWVCLSISVAAFLGGEVGYLIGHKAGPRIFERKETGLFSVENVKRTNAFFTRFGGLAVILARFVPVVRTFAPIAAGVGHMNYRKYSLYNAIGALVWGSGLTYAGYLLGNIPPLRDFIVGYIDLILLAAVAVSILPTVFHLVRSSHKAKKAREAGHGDAPSDNEAEALALHPKDFDQNLTD; this comes from the coding sequence GTGGTAGGCACTGCCCTAATACCCTGGCTCGATCCCGAAAACCTCATCGAAGGCTTCGGTGCCTTCGCCCTGCTCGGCGTTCTCTTCATCGTGTTTGCCGAGACAGGGCTTCTCGTTGGCTTTTTCCTTCCGGGTGACACCCTGCTTATCATCACCGGCATTCTGACGTTTACCCCCGGCGGCATTGAGCTCGATATTTGGTGGGTATGCCTTTCCATTAGCGTCGCGGCGTTTCTTGGCGGAGAAGTCGGTTATCTGATCGGCCACAAGGCAGGGCCCCGGATCTTTGAACGCAAAGAAACCGGACTCTTTAGCGTGGAGAATGTCAAACGCACCAACGCGTTCTTCACCCGTTTCGGCGGCCTTGCTGTGATTCTCGCTCGTTTCGTTCCGGTGGTGCGCACCTTCGCCCCCATCGCGGCGGGTGTTGGGCACATGAACTACCGCAAGTACAGCCTGTATAACGCGATCGGCGCCCTCGTTTGGGGCTCGGGCCTCACGTATGCGGGCTACTTGTTGGGCAATATCCCACCGCTGAGGGACTTCATCGTCGGTTACATCGACTTGATCCTGCTGGCCGCCGTCGCAGTGTCAATACTGCCAACGGTGTTTCACCTCGTGCGGTCGTCACACAAAGCCAAGAAGGCCCGCGAGGCCGGCCACGGAGATGCCCCCAGCGATAACGAAGCCGAAGCGCTCGCTCTCCACCCGAAAGACTTCGACCAGAACCTCACCGACTAG
- a CDS encoding non-canonical purine NTP pyrophosphatase, with product MRIVLATHNAHKVAELRRILGPALDGLELVAYDGPEPVEDGDTFQANALIKARAAAAHTGLPALADDSGICVDALGGAPGIHSARYAGTRNDSDNLELLLTNLVGVDDRAAQFACAAAFVVPTQAAGSTGDGGDIAGAGKAVTDGAGTAAREFVELALWPGTVATERSGTEGFGYDPIFCPDGQPGTSADLTSDQKDALSHRAQAFAAIMPIVRAQLLGDQ from the coding sequence ATGCGCATCGTTCTCGCTACCCACAACGCTCATAAAGTCGCTGAGCTGCGCCGCATTCTTGGGCCTGCGCTCGATGGTCTCGAACTCGTGGCCTATGACGGCCCCGAGCCGGTCGAGGATGGCGATACGTTCCAAGCGAATGCGCTGATCAAGGCGCGGGCCGCCGCCGCGCACACCGGGCTGCCAGCGCTGGCAGACGATTCCGGGATTTGTGTTGATGCGCTGGGGGGTGCCCCCGGCATCCACTCGGCGCGGTATGCGGGTACGCGCAATGACAGCGACAACCTCGAACTGCTCTTGACGAACTTGGTCGGCGTGGATGACCGTGCCGCCCAGTTTGCGTGCGCGGCGGCATTCGTGGTGCCGACACAGGCTGCAGGCTCGACTGGCGATGGCGGTGACATCGCCGGAGCGGGGAAGGCAGTGACCGACGGCGCCGGGACTGCTGCACGCGAGTTCGTGGAGCTCGCACTCTGGCCTGGCACCGTCGCGACCGAGCGCAGCGGAACTGAGGGGTTCGGGTATGACCCGATTTTCTGTCCGGATGGGCAGCCAGGAACTTCAGCCGATCTGACGTCTGATCAGAAGGATGCTCTCAGCCACCGCGCTCAGGCTTTCGCCGCAATCATGCCGATCGTGCGCGCCCAACTGCTCGGTGACCAGTAG